Proteins found in one Opitutaceae bacterium genomic segment:
- a CDS encoding pyruvate carboxylase subunit B — translation MPTPVVFNNTVLRDGHQSLAATRMSTAQMLPAAPVLDELGFGGLETWGGATIDSCLRFLGENPFDRLRALKKAAPKTPQIMLLRGQNIVQYTSFPDDVVEAFVKANAAAGQDVFRIFDALNDVRNLQTAIKAVNAAGKHARGEICYTTSPVHTIEAFVQLGVELEKLGCKSLGIKDMSGVIAPRVAYNLVTELKRKVGLPIVLHTHDTAGLGAAAYVAAVDAGVDAVETSIAPFANGTAQPDTVRMVALLEGNPRCPRFDTKKLQWLREYFTGVYKELGKFTSPDNERVDSDTLCYQVPGGMLSNFRTQLKEQGMSDKFEQVMAEIPVVREALGWIPLVTPTSQIVGTQAMLNVKFGRWKNLAPAAADIALGKYGRAPGPISKELLELIEKRMGQKPIEGRPADLLAPRMEKLREELKTAGLPTDDEACVLHAMFPREFAALHKKPAAPAAAASAPAAAPTANGRPSPNARHYALTVNGQRQEAWVEEVS, via the coding sequence ATGCCTACTCCCGTCGTATTCAATAACACGGTCCTCCGTGACGGTCATCAGTCTCTCGCAGCGACGCGCATGTCCACCGCGCAAATGCTGCCAGCCGCACCCGTTCTGGATGAATTGGGATTTGGCGGTTTGGAAACGTGGGGTGGCGCCACCATCGATTCTTGCCTCCGCTTTCTCGGCGAGAACCCGTTTGATCGCCTGCGGGCGCTGAAAAAGGCCGCTCCCAAGACTCCGCAGATCATGTTGCTGCGCGGTCAGAACATCGTCCAATACACGAGCTTCCCGGACGACGTCGTCGAAGCTTTCGTCAAGGCAAACGCCGCGGCCGGCCAGGACGTGTTTCGCATTTTCGATGCCCTCAACGATGTGCGCAACCTGCAGACAGCCATCAAGGCGGTGAATGCAGCAGGCAAGCACGCGCGCGGCGAAATCTGCTACACCACAAGCCCGGTCCACACGATCGAGGCGTTTGTTCAACTCGGTGTTGAACTGGAAAAGCTGGGTTGTAAATCACTCGGAATCAAGGATATGTCGGGTGTCATCGCTCCTCGTGTCGCCTACAATCTTGTCACGGAACTGAAGAGGAAGGTGGGACTTCCGATTGTGCTCCACACCCACGATACCGCAGGACTCGGCGCGGCGGCCTATGTGGCCGCCGTTGATGCGGGCGTGGATGCAGTAGAGACCTCGATTGCACCTTTCGCCAACGGTACGGCGCAGCCGGACACCGTCAGGATGGTGGCTCTGCTCGAGGGCAATCCGCGCTGCCCGCGGTTCGATACCAAGAAGCTCCAGTGGCTCCGGGAGTACTTCACCGGTGTTTACAAGGAATTGGGCAAGTTCACTTCGCCCGACAACGAGCGCGTCGATTCCGACACACTTTGCTACCAAGTCCCGGGTGGCATGCTATCCAATTTCCGCACCCAGCTCAAAGAGCAGGGCATGTCCGATAAGTTCGAGCAGGTGATGGCTGAGATCCCGGTGGTGCGCGAAGCATTGGGATGGATTCCGCTAGTCACGCCCACGTCCCAGATCGTTGGGACCCAGGCCATGTTGAACGTCAAGTTCGGCCGTTGGAAGAACCTTGCTCCCGCCGCAGCAGACATCGCCTTGGGCAAGTACGGGCGTGCTCCCGGACCCATCTCGAAGGAACTCCTTGAGCTTATCGAGAAGCGCATGGGCCAAAAGCCGATCGAAGGTCGGCCTGCAGACCTGCTCGCCCCCCGGATGGAGAAGCTTCGCGAGGAACTTAAGACCGCCGGCCTGCCGACGGACGACGAGGCTTGCGTATTGCATGCCATGTTCCCGCGGGAATTCGCCGCTCTCCACAAGAAGCCAGCCGCCCCCGCTGCCGCCGCCTCTGCTCCAGCCGCTGCGCCGACGGCAAATGGTCGTCCGAGCCCAAATGCGCGCCATTACGCGCTCACGGTTAACGGCCAGC
- a CDS encoding GDP-L-fucose synthase has product MKLFIAGHNGMVGGGLVRRFQKDSGVTLLLRSRKELDLCDQKAVMEFYAREKPDAVIVAAAKVGGIHANNTFPAEFLHDNLAIADNCIHGAYRNGVKRLLFLGSSCIYPKLAPQPMPEDCLLTSPLEATNEAYAIAKIAGLKLCQYYRKQYGVLYHSGMPTNLYGPGDNYHLQNSHVLPALIRKFHEAKETGRDEVIAWGTGTPMREFLHVDDLADACAFLLTFEDPPDWINIGTGSDVTIRELTETIAKVVGFQGRITWDTSKPDGTPRKLMDVSRLSNLGWKARISLEEGVTLTYRSFLEEKENGTLRA; this is encoded by the coding sequence ATGAAGCTGTTCATTGCGGGACATAACGGGATGGTGGGTGGGGGCTTGGTTCGCCGGTTCCAAAAGGATTCCGGTGTGACCCTGCTCCTGCGTTCGAGAAAAGAACTCGACCTCTGCGACCAGAAGGCCGTGATGGAGTTTTACGCGCGGGAAAAGCCGGATGCCGTGATCGTGGCTGCTGCGAAGGTGGGGGGTATCCACGCCAACAATACCTTTCCCGCCGAGTTCCTGCACGACAACCTGGCCATCGCCGACAACTGCATCCACGGGGCCTACCGCAACGGGGTGAAGCGACTCCTGTTTCTGGGCAGCTCTTGCATCTACCCCAAACTCGCTCCCCAGCCGATGCCCGAGGACTGTCTCCTGACAAGTCCGCTCGAGGCAACTAACGAGGCTTATGCCATCGCGAAAATCGCAGGCCTGAAGCTCTGCCAGTACTACCGCAAACAATACGGGGTGCTCTATCATTCCGGCATGCCGACGAACCTGTACGGGCCGGGTGACAATTACCATCTGCAGAATTCGCATGTGCTGCCCGCTCTCATCCGGAAGTTCCACGAGGCCAAGGAAACCGGCCGGGACGAAGTGATCGCCTGGGGCACGGGCACACCGATGCGCGAGTTCCTGCATGTCGACGACCTGGCCGACGCCTGTGCATTTCTCCTCACTTTCGAGGATCCGCCGGACTGGATAAACATCGGCACGGGGAGCGACGTCACGATCCGGGAACTCACTGAGACGATTGCCAAAGTGGTCGGGTTTCAGGGTCGGATCACTTGGGACACGTCCAAGCCGGATGGCACACCGCGAAAGCTGATGGACGTCTCCCGCCTGTCGAATTTGGGCTGGAAAGCCCGGATCAGCCTGGAGGAGGGAGTGACCCTCACCTACCGCTCGTTCCTCGAGGAAAAAGAGAACGGTACCCTACGAGCCTAA
- the gmd gene encoding GDP-mannose 4,6-dehydratase: protein MKKALITGITGQDGSYLAELLLEKGYEVHGIIRRASTFNTSRIDHLYRDPHVNGVRLFLHYGDLADSVQMVKLLYQLQPDEIYNLGAQSHVRVSFDVPEYTGDVVGLGAQRILEAIRETGLVKKCRYYQASSSEMFGKVQEVPQIETTPFWPRSPYGCAKVYAYWLTVNYRESYNLHASNGILFNHESPRRGETFVTRKITRAATRIKMGLQDSLYLGNLDAKRDWGYAKEYVEMMWLMLQQENPDDYVVGTNETHSVREFCEVAFGQLDLDWKKYVKHDERYERPAEVDLLIGNPAKAKRQLGWEPKVLFKDLVRLMVEHDLELAKREAQIAKLPLP, encoded by the coding sequence ATGAAGAAAGCACTCATAACAGGGATCACGGGTCAGGATGGAAGCTACTTGGCGGAACTTCTCCTGGAAAAAGGCTACGAGGTCCACGGCATCATACGCCGGGCCTCCACCTTCAATACGTCTCGTATCGACCACCTGTATCGTGACCCGCATGTGAATGGGGTCCGCCTCTTCCTCCACTATGGCGACCTCGCTGACTCCGTGCAGATGGTGAAGTTGCTCTACCAGCTGCAGCCCGATGAGATCTACAACCTCGGCGCCCAGTCGCACGTGCGCGTCTCGTTCGACGTTCCGGAGTACACCGGTGATGTCGTGGGTCTCGGCGCACAGCGCATTTTGGAGGCGATCCGCGAAACGGGCCTCGTGAAGAAGTGCCGGTATTACCAGGCTTCCTCATCCGAGATGTTTGGCAAGGTGCAGGAAGTGCCGCAGATCGAAACCACACCATTTTGGCCCCGGTCGCCATATGGCTGCGCCAAGGTCTACGCTTACTGGCTGACGGTGAACTACCGTGAGTCGTACAACCTCCACGCAAGCAACGGCATCCTGTTCAACCACGAATCGCCGCGTCGCGGCGAAACCTTCGTGACGCGCAAAATCACGCGCGCAGCCACCCGCATCAAGATGGGCCTTCAGGACTCACTCTACCTGGGCAACCTCGACGCCAAGCGCGACTGGGGCTACGCCAAGGAGTATGTCGAGATGATGTGGCTCATGCTCCAACAGGAGAATCCTGATGACTATGTGGTGGGCACGAACGAAACCCACAGTGTTCGCGAGTTTTGTGAAGTCGCCTTTGGACAACTTGATCTCGATTGGAAGAAATACGTGAAGCATGATGAGCGCTATGAGCGGCCGGCCGAGGTGGATCTCCTGATCGGCAACCCTGCGAAAGCGAAGCGACAGCTTGGCTGGGAGCCAAAGGTGCTCTTCAAGGACCTCGTCAGGCTCATGGTCGAACATGACCTCGAGCTTGCCAAACGTGAGGCGCAGATCGCGAAGCTACCGCTACCTTGA